The proteins below are encoded in one region of Persephonella hydrogeniphila:
- a CDS encoding arsenic transporter translates to MDIQTVLAVGIFLFTLILVIWQPKGLSIGWSVIIGAVIALLAGVVSLKDVWTVTQIVWDATVAFVGIIFISLILDKIGFFEWSALHIMKRADGDGKKLFVYIILLGALIAAFFANDGAALMLTPIVYAKIKHLGLKDRFILPFIMASGFVADTTSLPLVISNLVNIVTADFFGIGFIEYAFKMIVPNLFSLLSTLIVLYLYFREDIVKEYDPKILKNPDEVIKDWFIFKIAWWLGGALIIGFIISEIYHIPVSIIITIGAIILGIATYREKIVDMKKLVFKETPWKIVVFSIGMYVVVYGLKNVGLTGELAKFIKDFQGFGDLAGIVGTGFLAAVLSAVMNNMPSVMIVDLSIADTGLKESVQNLLAYANIIGCDLGPKITPIGSLATLLWLHVLEQKGVKISWGYYFKTGIILTPPVLLFTLIGLYLWNLIIGG, encoded by the coding sequence ATGGATATACAAACTGTTTTAGCAGTTGGAATTTTCCTTTTTACCCTTATACTTGTAATCTGGCAGCCTAAAGGTTTAAGTATCGGTTGGTCAGTAATTATTGGGGCTGTTATAGCCCTTCTTGCTGGTGTTGTATCTCTAAAAGATGTATGGACTGTTACCCAAATAGTATGGGATGCTACAGTAGCCTTTGTAGGGATTATATTCATATCTCTTATTTTAGATAAAATAGGATTTTTCGAATGGTCTGCCCTTCATATAATGAAAAGGGCGGATGGAGATGGAAAAAAACTTTTTGTTTATATAATACTTCTTGGGGCATTGATAGCTGCATTTTTTGCAAATGACGGCGCAGCACTTATGCTAACACCTATCGTTTATGCAAAAATAAAACATCTTGGATTAAAAGATAGATTTATCCTTCCATTTATAATGGCAAGTGGTTTTGTTGCTGATACTACAAGTCTTCCTCTTGTAATTTCAAATCTTGTAAATATTGTAACGGCTGACTTTTTTGGAATAGGATTCATTGAGTATGCTTTTAAAATGATTGTTCCAAATCTTTTCTCACTTCTATCAACATTAATTGTTCTTTATCTGTATTTTAGAGAAGATATTGTAAAAGAGTATGACCCTAAAATTTTAAAAAATCCTGATGAAGTCATAAAAGACTGGTTTATTTTTAAAATTGCATGGTGGCTTGGCGGAGCTTTAATTATTGGATTTATTATTTCAGAGATTTACCACATCCCTGTTTCAATTATCATAACCATTGGAGCTATTATACTTGGAATTGCAACATACAGGGAAAAGATTGTTGATATGAAAAAACTCGTTTTCAAAGAAACTCCGTGGAAAATAGTTGTTTTCTCAATAGGTATGTATGTTGTTGTTTACGGACTAAAAAATGTAGGTCTCACCGGAGAGCTTGCAAAATTTATAAAAGATTTTCAAGGATTTGGAGATTTAGCAGGAATTGTTGGAACAGGATTTTTAGCTGCTGTTTTATCTGCGGTTATGAATAATATGCCTTCTGTTATGATTGTTGACCTTTCTATTGCAGATACTGGACTTAAAGAATCTGTTCAGAATTTGCTTGCTTATGCAAACATAATAGGTTGTGATTTGGGACCAAAAATTACTCCTATAGGATCCCTTGCAACACTTCTGTGGCTCCATGTTTTGGAGCAAAAAGGTGTAAAAATAAGCTGGGGGTATTACTTTAAAACAGGAATTATATTAACTCCACCTGTTCTATTATTCACTTTAATAGGACTTTATTTATGGAATTTAATAATCGGAGGATAG
- the thiE gene encoding thiamine phosphate synthase, whose amino-acid sequence MKNLKLSLYVITDEELLIEKNIAQAVEQAILGGADIIQYRAKNKTSKQMYHEAIAIKKVCDKYRKPLVVNDRVDIALAIDADGVHVGQDDLDVEVVRRLIGFEKILGLSTKNIKQVEEANRLPVDYIGFGSIFPTSTKKDATLSGLKELKKAVELSIQPVVAIGGINEENIQQVLDTGCENVAVVSAVFGKKDIKNSTKKLKDIISKRKQMGFKP is encoded by the coding sequence GTGAAAAATTTGAAGCTGTCTCTTTACGTTATTACAGATGAGGAACTGCTTATAGAGAAAAATATCGCTCAAGCTGTAGAACAGGCAATATTAGGCGGTGCAGATATAATCCAGTACAGAGCAAAAAACAAAACATCAAAACAGATGTACCATGAAGCCATAGCAATCAAAAAAGTGTGTGACAAATACAGAAAACCATTAGTAGTAAATGATAGAGTTGATATTGCCCTTGCGATAGATGCTGATGGTGTCCATGTAGGACAGGACGATTTAGATGTTGAAGTGGTACGGAGACTTATAGGATTTGAAAAGATATTAGGACTTTCAACAAAGAATATCAAGCAGGTTGAAGAAGCAAACAGACTTCCCGTTGACTACATAGGCTTCGGTAGTATTTTCCCTACATCTACTAAAAAAGATGCAACGCTATCAGGTTTGAAGGAGCTTAAAAAGGCTGTTGAATTATCAATACAGCCTGTTGTCGCTATCGGAGGAATAAATGAAGAGAATATACAGCAGGTTTTAGATACAGGCTGTGAAAATGTTGCTGTTGTTTCTGCTGTTTTCGGAAAAAAAGATATAAAAAACAGTACAAAAAAGCTAAAAGATATCATATCAAAAAGAAAACAGATGGGATTCAAACCCTGA
- the nuoD gene encoding NADH dehydrogenase (quinone) subunit D produces MQLWIEDKELENINNKFNNLKIEKEENFVSITVEKDSLIELLRYLKEELGYRHFIDFFCIDYPLHNPRFQGVYLIFNPEKRKRLAVKCWADGDTLPSTITLWKGAKWAEREAWDMFGVEFEGHDNLVRMFLWEGYKYHPLRKDFPLKGIEDVYLPSLNLRPDEQPAHNYSPYHTEIPTLEDLERTQKARIQKRNQIVLNWGPLHPGTHGTIWFLFDMEGEQVKECDIILGQLHRGVEKIAENLTYTQFIPYTDRMDYISALCSQVAYVNAVEKLIGIEPPEKAKYIRTMMCELQRINSHLLWLGTYALDLGALTIFLYAFREREKIMDIIEGIAGIRLNSSYIRIGGVAKDLPDGALDVISHFIKDFPEKLEEYETILTKNRVWLRRNVDIGIISEEDVYSYGLTGVVARSAGVPYDIRMIQPTDAYDKVDFEVPLGRVGDCYDRYLLRMEEMRQSLSIIKQCVEKLKNMEGEKYIATENPNVLPTLDEVFNSIESMVKDFTLRIYGERTPEGEVYISGENPRGELGFYINSKGEGKPYRLRIRSGAFYNLQIFPELIKGRTIADAVALLGSLDPVVGETDR; encoded by the coding sequence TTGCAATTATGGATTGAAGATAAAGAGCTTGAAAACATAAATAACAAATTTAATAATCTGAAAATAGAAAAAGAAGAAAATTTCGTTTCTATAACTGTAGAAAAGGATTCTCTTATTGAACTTTTAAGATATCTAAAAGAGGAACTTGGATACAGGCATTTTATAGACTTTTTTTGTATCGATTACCCACTGCATAATCCAAGATTTCAGGGAGTTTATCTTATATTTAATCCAGAAAAAAGAAAAAGATTAGCTGTAAAATGCTGGGCAGACGGAGACACATTACCATCTACCATAACTCTCTGGAAAGGAGCTAAATGGGCTGAAAGAGAAGCCTGGGATATGTTTGGTGTTGAGTTTGAGGGCCATGATAACCTTGTAAGGATGTTTCTCTGGGAAGGGTACAAATATCACCCCTTAAGAAAAGATTTCCCTTTAAAAGGAATAGAGGATGTCTACCTTCCTTCTTTAAATCTCAGACCTGATGAACAACCTGCACACAACTACAGTCCTTATCACACGGAAATACCAACACTGGAAGACCTTGAAAGAACTCAAAAAGCAAGAATCCAAAAGAGAAATCAGATAGTTCTTAACTGGGGTCCTCTGCATCCGGGAACCCACGGAACTATATGGTTCTTATTTGATATGGAAGGAGAACAGGTTAAGGAATGTGATATCATACTTGGTCAGCTCCACAGAGGAGTGGAAAAAATAGCAGAAAATCTCACATACACACAGTTCATTCCATATACAGACAGAATGGACTATATATCTGCATTATGTTCACAGGTTGCATACGTGAACGCTGTTGAGAAACTAATTGGTATAGAACCTCCTGAAAAGGCAAAATATATAAGAACTATGATGTGCGAGCTTCAAAGAATCAACTCCCATTTATTGTGGCTCGGTACTTATGCCCTTGATCTTGGAGCATTAACAATATTCCTTTATGCCTTTAGGGAAAGAGAAAAAATAATGGATATTATAGAAGGAATAGCTGGAATTAGATTGAACTCATCTTATATAAGAATCGGCGGTGTTGCAAAAGATCTTCCAGATGGTGCCCTTGATGTGATCTCTCACTTTATAAAAGATTTTCCAGAAAAGCTTGAAGAGTACGAAACGATTCTTACAAAGAATAGAGTGTGGCTCAGGAGAAACGTTGATATTGGAATAATATCTGAAGAAGATGTTTACAGCTATGGTCTTACGGGAGTTGTAGCACGATCTGCAGGTGTTCCTTATGATATTAGAATGATTCAGCCTACAGATGCTTATGATAAGGTGGATTTTGAAGTTCCCCTTGGTAGAGTGGGAGATTGTTATGACAGGTATCTTCTCAGAATGGAAGAGATGAGACAGTCTCTATCTATAATAAAGCAGTGTGTTGAGAAATTAAAAAATATGGAAGGAGAAAAATATATAGCTACAGAAAATCCCAATGTTCTTCCTACTTTAGATGAGGTTTTTAACTCTATTGAGTCTATGGTGAAGGATTTTACACTACGGATATATGGAGAGAGAACACCTGAAGGTGAAGTATACATATCCGGCGAAAATCCACGGGGAGAACTTGGATTCTACATAAACAGTAAAGGAGAGGGGAAACCTTACAGATTAAGGATAAGGTCTGGAGCTTTTTATAACCTCCAGATATTTCCTGAATTGATAAAGGGAAGAACTATAGCAGATGCTGTAGCTTTACTTGGAAGTCTTGATCCTGTAGTCGGTGAAACGGATAGATGA
- a CDS encoding DUF167 domain-containing protein — MRIKVKVKPNAKKEEIKKIEEDYYEVKVTVVPEKGKANKKVIEVLSRHLKVPKSKIKLIRGETSREKVFEIEEL, encoded by the coding sequence ATGAGGATTAAAGTTAAAGTAAAGCCAAATGCAAAAAAAGAAGAGATAAAAAAGATAGAAGAGGATTATTATGAGGTGAAGGTGACGGTTGTACCTGAAAAAGGAAAGGCAAATAAAAAGGTTATTGAGGTTCTATCAAGACATCTAAAAGTTCCAAAATCGAAGATAAAATTAATTAGAGGAGAAACCTCAAGAGAAAAAGTGTTTGAGATAGAAGAATTATAG
- a CDS encoding shikimate kinase, with amino-acid sequence MKNIYLVGFMGSGKSTVGKILAEKLKMRFTDIDQLIEKEEGKAIPQIFKEKGEKYFRELEKKMLEKIQEEKNLVVSTGGGLGADRENMEKMKKNGLVVWLDVSFEEILKRCEGDQNRPLLNQPVEKIKKLYDKRIPIYKLAHIHIKTDNKKPEEIAEEIIRNADIHRN; translated from the coding sequence ATGAAGAATATCTATCTTGTAGGTTTTATGGGAAGTGGAAAATCTACCGTCGGGAAGATACTGGCAGAAAAACTTAAAATGAGATTCACAGATATAGACCAGTTAATAGAAAAAGAAGAAGGAAAAGCAATACCACAGATTTTTAAGGAAAAAGGAGAAAAATATTTTAGAGAGCTTGAGAAGAAAATGTTAGAAAAAATACAGGAAGAAAAAAACCTCGTTGTTTCTACAGGTGGAGGACTTGGTGCAGACAGAGAAAATATGGAAAAAATGAAAAAAAACGGTCTTGTTGTATGGCTTGATGTATCCTTTGAAGAGATACTAAAAAGATGTGAAGGGGACCAAAACAGGCCACTTTTAAACCAGCCAGTTGAAAAAATAAAAAAGTTATACGATAAAAGAATTCCGATTTATAAACTTGCCCACATCCATATAAAAACAGACAACAAAAAACCTGAAGAAATAGCAGAGGAAATAATAAGAAATGCAGATATACACAGGAATTGA
- a CDS encoding ArsR/SmtB family transcription factor produces MDIQGLRKAYHALSDEIRILIVRLLSEYGELCVCQLQPALDISQPNLSFHLRILRDAGIVRSEKRGKWVYYSLNLKNPVLKANLPVINQISVGDINIKCDL; encoded by the coding sequence ATGGATATTCAAGGGTTAAGAAAAGCTTATCATGCGCTATCAGACGAAATAAGAATACTAATAGTTAGACTTTTATCAGAGTATGGAGAACTATGTGTATGTCAATTACAGCCTGCTTTAGACATATCACAACCAAATCTATCTTTTCATCTGAGGATCCTGAGAGATGCTGGGATTGTCAGATCTGAAAAGAGAGGAAAATGGGTTTACTACAGTCTGAACCTTAAAAATCCTGTCTTAAAAGCAAATCTGCCTGTTATCAATCAGATAAGCGTCGGAGATATAAATATCAAGTGTGATCTGTGA
- a CDS encoding MinD/ParA family protein, translated as MKDQAELLRDMAKKIRPFDFQVISITSGKGGVGKTSFTVNLAYHLQKLGKTVLILDADLALANVDIILGERPKYNLLHLLSGEKNINEIIWESKYGIKFIPASSGFEELANLPKEKQMQILNSLQEIYYKFDIMLIDTSAGISENVINFCLASDKTIVITTPDPTALADSYAISRIILNHKPENMEIGLVVNLVEDEYEAEKIYNGMNNILKEFTGKSIKYFGALRKDKKLSESVKDRYVLSAVNPKSSYSRDVELIAKFLIEGKQPQRKDNFWNRFIRNLKNLKVE; from the coding sequence ATGAAAGATCAGGCAGAACTTTTAAGAGATATGGCAAAAAAAATAAGACCTTTTGATTTTCAGGTTATTTCTATAACATCAGGCAAAGGTGGAGTAGGCAAAACCAGTTTTACGGTAAATCTGGCATACCATCTCCAAAAGTTAGGAAAAACTGTTCTCATATTAGATGCTGATTTAGCCCTTGCAAATGTTGATATCATACTCGGAGAAAGACCGAAATACAATCTACTCCACTTGCTTTCTGGAGAAAAAAATATAAACGAGATTATATGGGAATCAAAGTACGGAATTAAATTTATTCCGGCATCCTCAGGTTTTGAAGAACTGGCAAATCTGCCAAAAGAAAAACAGATGCAGATACTTAACTCCCTTCAGGAGATATACTACAAATTTGATATCATGCTGATAGATACATCTGCAGGAATATCAGAAAATGTCATAAATTTTTGCCTTGCTTCTGATAAAACCATTGTAATAACAACACCTGACCCTACAGCTCTGGCAGACTCATATGCTATATCACGAATTATTCTTAACCACAAACCTGAAAATATGGAAATTGGACTTGTTGTTAATCTTGTGGAAGACGAGTATGAAGCAGAAAAAATATACAACGGAATGAATAATATCCTTAAAGAGTTCACCGGTAAAAGTATCAAATACTTTGGGGCATTAAGAAAGGACAAAAAACTGTCAGAGTCTGTAAAAGACAGATATGTACTGTCTGCCGTAAATCCAAAATCATCCTATAGCAGAGATGTTGAGTTGATAGCTAAATTTCTCATAGAAGGAAAACAACCCCAAAGAAAAGATAATTTCTGGAATAGATTTATCCGCAATCTAAAAAATCTAAAGGTAGAGTAA
- a CDS encoding DUF2905 domain-containing protein produces MESIGKTLIILGLFIVLMGVLLVFFEKLPFGLGRLPGDIYIKRDNFVFYFPLATSIIISIVLSLIFILISKISR; encoded by the coding sequence ATGGAAAGTATAGGAAAAACACTGATAATACTGGGATTGTTTATAGTGTTAATGGGAGTTTTACTGGTATTTTTTGAAAAACTGCCCTTCGGACTGGGCAGGCTTCCGGGAGATATATACATAAAAAGGGATAATTTTGTCTTTTACTTTCCCCTTGCTACATCAATAATTATCAGTATCGTTCTATCTCTTATATTTATCCTGATATCAAAAATATCAAGATGA
- a CDS encoding NuoB/complex I 20 kDa subunit family protein translates to MAIKHNNGIILTTVEEVLSWGRRNSLWPASVGLACCAIEMMHTAASRFDTDRLGIIFRGSPRQSDVLIVAGTVVNKVAPMLKLIYDQMPDPKWVISMGGCSSAGGPFPTYATLQGVDRIIPVDVYVPGCPPTPQALLWGIMELQKKIKAKKEGKLWEEIPVREVPTASRPLKEKSPLGF, encoded by the coding sequence ATGGCAATAAAACATAATAACGGGATAATACTTACAACTGTTGAAGAAGTCCTTAGCTGGGGTAGAAGAAACTCCCTGTGGCCTGCTTCAGTAGGTCTTGCATGCTGTGCGATAGAGATGATGCATACGGCTGCTTCAAGATTTGATACTGACAGGCTTGGGATAATATTTAGAGGTTCTCCAAGACAGTCGGATGTTCTTATTGTAGCAGGAACTGTCGTAAATAAAGTTGCTCCTATGCTCAAGCTTATATACGATCAGATGCCTGACCCTAAGTGGGTTATATCAATGGGAGGCTGTTCTTCAGCCGGAGGACCATTCCCTACATATGCTACCCTTCAGGGTGTTGATAGGATAATACCTGTTGATGTTTATGTACCGGGATGTCCTCCAACCCCTCAGGCACTTTTATGGGGAATAATGGAACTTCAGAAAAAAATAAAAGCCAAAAAAGAAGGGAAACTTTGGGAAGAGATCCCTGTAAGGGAAGTACCTACAGCATCAAGACCATTAAAAGAGAAATCTCCACTTGGATTTTAA
- the queA gene encoding tRNA preQ1(34) S-adenosylmethionine ribosyltransferase-isomerase QueA produces MRLSDYDYKLPKELIAKYPVEPRDACRLMVLDRKNKSIKHRMFRDIIEYTEEEDLLVLNDTKVIPARLIGKKETGAKIEIFLLRPFSDNEWEVLIKNIKRLKAGQKVIIGEGFYAELIEKYDEGKAKVRLYGEDINSLIKKYGHIPLPPYIEREDEEKDKELYQTVFAKKEGAVASPTAGLHFTEELLKKLEEKGVKKAFCTLHVGLGTFRPIQTEDITKHRMHEEFYQIPEETINLIQETKRKGKRVIAVGTTVVRTLETYAKTGKKEGFSNIFIYPPYRFEIVDALVTNFHLPKSTLILLVSAFAGREFILKAYEEAVQKKYRFFSYGDAMLIL; encoded by the coding sequence ATTAGATTATCAGATTACGATTACAAGCTTCCAAAGGAGCTTATTGCAAAATACCCTGTAGAACCAAGGGACGCCTGCAGACTTATGGTTCTTGACAGAAAAAATAAGAGTATTAAACACAGAATGTTCAGAGATATCATAGAGTATACAGAAGAAGAAGATCTGCTTGTTCTAAATGATACAAAAGTAATTCCTGCAAGATTGATAGGAAAAAAAGAAACAGGAGCCAAAATTGAGATTTTTCTCCTGAGACCATTTTCTGATAATGAATGGGAAGTTCTGATAAAAAATATAAAAAGGTTAAAAGCTGGACAAAAGGTAATAATAGGAGAGGGGTTTTATGCAGAGCTAATAGAAAAATACGATGAGGGAAAAGCAAAAGTAAGACTCTATGGAGAAGATATAAACAGTCTAATAAAAAAATACGGTCATATCCCCCTTCCCCCGTATATAGAAAGAGAAGATGAAGAGAAAGATAAAGAGCTTTATCAGACAGTTTTTGCAAAAAAAGAGGGAGCGGTAGCATCCCCTACAGCCGGTCTTCATTTTACAGAAGAACTCCTGAAAAAACTTGAAGAAAAAGGAGTCAAAAAAGCATTCTGTACTTTACACGTTGGACTTGGGACATTCAGGCCTATACAGACAGAAGATATAACAAAACACAGGATGCATGAAGAGTTTTACCAGATACCTGAAGAAACGATAAATCTTATTCAGGAAACAAAAAGAAAAGGAAAAAGAGTTATTGCAGTTGGAACCACAGTTGTTAGAACCCTCGAGACATACGCAAAGACAGGAAAAAAAGAAGGTTTTAGTAATATTTTCATATATCCTCCTTATAGATTTGAGATAGTAGATGCACTTGTAACAAATTTCCATCTACCAAAATCAACACTAATACTTCTGGTCTCAGCTTTTGCAGGGAGAGAGTTTATACTGAAAGCTTACGAAGAAGCTGTACAGAAAAAATACAGATTCTTCTCTTATGGTGATGCAATGCTGATACTATAA
- a CDS encoding helix-turn-helix domain-containing protein — MIAEYTYRFRLYPNKEQEHFLNIQFGHCRFVYN; from the coding sequence ATGATAGCTGAGTATACATACAGATTTCGGCTTTATCCAAATAAGGAGCAAGAACACTTTCTAAATATTCAGTTTGGACATTGTAGATTTGTATATAACTA
- a CDS encoding NADH-quinone oxidoreductase subunit A, with translation MTGYFALVVFGILAFVIGAALLLINRLIAPKVPDPMEGYTYECGVPLYDKTSHLSLEQKYYLLGLLLVLFDLEAAFVLPWGAIFREVAQINAGLIFTEMFIFLFILILGYIYAWKKGALRWQ, from the coding sequence ATGACAGGATATTTTGCCCTTGTTGTGTTTGGAATTTTAGCGTTTGTTATCGGAGCAGCACTTTTACTTATCAACAGGCTTATAGCACCTAAAGTTCCTGATCCGATGGAAGGATACACCTATGAGTGTGGTGTTCCCCTGTATGATAAAACGTCTCATCTTTCACTGGAACAGAAATATTATCTGCTTGGTCTTCTCCTCGTTTTGTTTGATTTAGAGGCTGCATTTGTTCTTCCATGGGGTGCAATTTTTAGAGAAGTAGCCCAGATAAATGCAGGTCTTATATTTACAGAGATGTTTATATTCCTGTTTATACTTATACTTGGATACATATATGCATGGAAAAAAGGAGCGTTAAGATGGCAATAA
- the acpS gene encoding holo-ACP synthase, translated as MQIYTGIDIVENNRIKKAVEKHGDRFLKRVFTEDEIDYCSKKADSIPCLAARFAVKEAFIKAFSQAFGINLPLKSIEIKGFHRKHAEILLHPPDAKTRSYLTRMKYTFSLSHEKNYSVASVIIYID; from the coding sequence ATGCAGATATACACAGGAATTGATATTGTTGAAAACAACCGAATAAAAAAAGCGGTAGAAAAGCATGGAGACAGATTTTTAAAAAGGGTTTTTACAGAAGATGAGATCGATTACTGTTCAAAAAAAGCAGATAGTATCCCTTGTCTTGCAGCAAGATTTGCTGTAAAGGAAGCTTTTATAAAAGCCTTCAGTCAGGCATTTGGGATAAATCTTCCTCTCAAATCCATAGAAATAAAAGGTTTCCACAGGAAACATGCAGAAATTTTACTGCACCCCCCTGATGCAAAAACAAGATCCTATCTAACACGCATGAAATATACATTCTCCCTGTCCCATGAAAAAAATTACTCTGTAGCCTCTGTAATCATATACATAGATTAG
- a CDS encoding sigma-70 family RNA polymerase sigma factor, with protein sequence MKVSNRERNEIIMEFLPKIQYIVQSIKQENLPPTVTEEDLINTGVLGLIDAINKYDPEKGVKLSTYAEIRIRGHIIDSLRKLDWVPRNIRQKARHIEAAILEVEQKLGREASPEEIAEYLGMDVEEYMKYAEKISNSGLISIDTKVGVDDDSTTSLWQILSINDDTPDKHVEEEELKRIISDIISKLKERERLVITLYYYEELSMKEIGEILGLTESRISQIHTKTMLKIRNMISKYLTKD encoded by the coding sequence ATGAAGGTGTCTAACAGAGAAAGAAACGAAATTATTATGGAATTCCTTCCCAAAATACAGTACATAGTCCAGTCTATTAAACAGGAAAATCTACCTCCAACTGTAACTGAGGAAGATTTGATAAACACAGGAGTTTTAGGACTTATAGATGCTATCAATAAGTATGACCCCGAAAAAGGAGTAAAGCTATCTACATATGCAGAAATAAGAATAAGAGGGCATATAATCGACAGTCTCAGAAAACTTGACTGGGTTCCAAGGAATATAAGACAGAAAGCAAGGCATATAGAAGCAGCCATTCTTGAAGTAGAACAAAAACTTGGTAGAGAAGCATCTCCTGAAGAAATTGCCGAATACCTTGGAATGGATGTGGAGGAGTATATGAAATATGCAGAAAAAATCTCAAATAGCGGACTTATCTCTATAGATACAAAAGTGGGAGTAGATGATGACTCAACAACAAGCCTATGGCAGATACTCTCAATAAATGACGACACCCCTGATAAACATGTAGAAGAAGAAGAGTTGAAAAGAATTATTTCTGATATAATTTCTAAACTCAAAGAAAGGGAAAGATTGGTTATCACACTTTACTATTATGAAGAACTTTCAATGAAAGAGATAGGAGAGATATTGGGCTTAACCGAATCGAGAATATCCCAGATACATACAAAAACAATGCTGAAAATCAGGAATATGATAAGTAAATATCTCACAAAGGATTAA
- a CDS encoding arsenate reductase ArsC, whose translation MSVKIGFICTGNSARSQMAEGFGKYYAEKLGKDIKVYSAGSNPSGYVHPLAIKVMAEKGIDISKNKSKSLDKIPLSELNYVITLCGDAAETCPVIPGANTQHWGLPDPAKAEGTEEEKIRIFREIRDKIEDRVRKLIESL comes from the coding sequence ATGAGTGTAAAAATTGGTTTTATCTGTACTGGTAACTCTGCAAGAAGCCAGATGGCTGAAGGTTTCGGTAAGTATTATGCTGAAAAACTGGGAAAAGATATTAAAGTTTATTCAGCAGGTTCAAACCCTTCAGGATATGTCCATCCCCTTGCGATAAAAGTAATGGCTGAAAAGGGAATCGACATATCAAAAAATAAATCAAAATCTTTAGACAAAATTCCTCTCAGTGAGCTTAATTACGTGATAACTCTCTGCGGTGATGCTGCAGAAACTTGTCCTGTTATTCCGGGAGCAAATACACAGCACTGGGGACTTCCGGATCCAGCAAAAGCAGAAGGAACAGAGGAAGAAAAAATAAGGATTTTCAGAGAGATAAGAGATAAAATAGAAGATAGAGTAAGAAAGTTAATAGAGAGTCTATGA